The Blautia pseudococcoides genome segment GACTGCACCAGGGTTACCAGTTCTTTGTTCACTTTTCCCAGTACCATCTCCGCGATCTCCATGGTCTCGTCATCTGTGACTCGGAGGCCGTTTACAAACTTTGCCTCTTTTCCCACTTTTCCTACCCAACGGCTGATTTCCTTGCCGCCTCCGTGGACAATAATGGGTTTAAAACCAACCAGCTTTAAAAGCACTACATCTTTGATCACATCTCGTTTGAGCTGTTCGTCCACCATGGCGCTTCCGCCGTATTTTACTACGATCACTTTCCTGTTAAAACGCTGTATGTACGGAAGTGCCTCTATGAGCACTTCCGCTTTATCCAAATATTTTTGATTCACCATTTTTTCTCTCCTCCGTAAACGATTCCTGTAACAATCCGGTGCCTGGTGCTTCATCCGGACGTAACCGCACCGGACGTGTAGTTTCTGATCGGACGGAGCACCCGCTGAAATTCGTAACTTATTATGAGCGGTAATCCGCATTTATTTTCACATAGTCATAGGTCAGGTCACATCCCCAGGCCGTAGCGTCTGCATCTCCCATCTTGATGTCCGCCACGGCTGTCACTTCTTTTTCAGACAGGATCTTCGTAGCTTCCTCCTCACTGTATCCGGTTGCCATGCCGTCCTCTATGATTTTCAGGCTGCCCGCTGCACTCTCAAAATATAAATCCACTTTCTCCGGGTCAAACTGTGCTCCTGAATACCCCATGGCACACAGAATACGTCCCCAGTTGGCATCGTGTCCGAAAATTGCTGCTTTTGTAAGGTTTGAGGTGATGATGGACTTGCTCAGGGTCACGGCCTGCTCTTTGTTGGCTGCATGGATCACTTTTACCTCGAACAGGGCGGTGGCGCCCTCTCCGTCCGCTGCAATGTGCTTTGCCAGCCAGGTATTCACATAACCGAGAGCTTCTGCAAATTTTTCGTAATCCTGATTTTTCTCCTGTATCTCCGCATTCCCCGCCTGACCGTTTGCCAGAAGAAGAACCGTATCATTGGTGGAGGTGTCTCCATCCACGGAAACCATGTTGTAAGTGTCCTTTACGCTGTCACTGAGCGCTTCCTGGAGCAGCTCTTTGCTGATATTCACATCCGTGGTCACAAACCCAAGCATGGTGCACATATTGGGATGGATCATGCCAGAACCTTTACACATGCCGCCAATGGTAACTTTTTTGCCGTCTATCTCTGTCTCTACCGCGATTTCTTTCTTTACCGTATCTGTGGTCATAATAGATTCCGCTGCCAGTGTGCCCGCTGCCTCAGATTCTGAGAGGAGGGGAACCATTTTCTTCACACCAGCCTCCAGGATCTCCATGGGGAGCTGTTTTCCGATCACGCCTGTGGATGCCACCAGTACAGAATCTTCCGGGATTCCCAGGATCTCTGCTGCTGCCTGTGCTGTCTTTTTGCAGTATCCGTATCCCTCTTCCCCTGTACACGCATTGGCAATCCCGCTGTTGCAGACCACTGCCTGTGCAGCCGGTACATGATATACGATCTGCTGATCCCATTTTACAGGGGCTGCTTTTACCACATTGGTGGTGAAAGTGCCGGCTGCCACGCAGGGCACTGTGCTGTAGATCATAGCCATGTCTTTGGCATTTCCCTTTTTGATCCCTGCCGCAATGCCTGCTGCCTGAAATCCTTTTGCTGCGGTCACACCGCCGTTTATAACTTTCATCTTTACATCCTCCTGTCACTTACGGGAACATGGGCACCAGCTTCAGGCCCTCTGTCTCCTCGAAACCAAACATCAGGTTCATATTCTGCACCGCCTGGCCTGCCGCACCTTTTACCAGGTTGTCGATGGCGCCCATCATGATCACACGGTTTGTTCTCTTATCAATCTTAAAATTCACATCCACAAAGTTGCTGCCCTCCACCCATTTGGTCTGGGGACACACATCTTTATCCAGGACGCGGATAAAATATTCACTGCCATAGTATTTTTCATAGGCTGCGCGGATGGCATCCTCATCTGCATCCTGAGCCAGGGAAGCATAGGCGGTCACCAGGATTCCCCTGTTCATTGGTACCAGATGAGGGGTGAAATTCAGGCAGAACGCTCTGCCGGCCGCATACCCAAGCTGTTCTTCTATCTCCGGTGTGTGGCGGTGGGTCGTCACGCCGTATGCTTTGATATTTTCATTTACTTCACAGTATAGATTGTCGATCTTGGCTCCCCTGCCTGCCCCGGATGTTCCTGACTTTGCATCAATGATCAGGGTCTCCGGCTGGATCAGCCCCTCTTTTATTAGGGGATAACAAGTCAGGATACTGCATGTGGTGTAACAGCCAGGATTTGCCACTAAACGTGCCTTTTTTACATCCTCCCGGTTAAGTTCACTAAGACCGTATACAGCTTCCTCTATAAATTCAGGGGACTTGTGCTGGATTTTGTACCATTCTTCGTATACTTTTACATCTTTTAAACGGAAATCTGCACTTAAATCCACGATCTTTACTTTGGAGAGGATTTCCTCATTCACTAAAGACGCACATAAACCCTGGGGGGTTGCAGTGAAAATCACATCCACTTCATCGGCCAGGGCTTCCATATTGTCATCCATACATTTGTCATCTACCAGCTTGAACATATTCTGGTAAACCTCATAGTATTTTTTATCTATGTAGCTTCTGGAGCCGTACCATTTCATTTCCACTTCTTTATGATTTAAAAGTAATCTGACAAGTTCGCCTCCGGCATAGCCGGTTGCTCCGATGATTCCTGCTTTTATCATGTTTTTCAACATCCTTTCCCAATAATCTTTATATTCTTTCGTATATGCCTTTATCATACTCCAGTTGTTTTGTGTAGTAAAGCTTTATCCTGTCCGGGGCATTATGCATAAAGTTTTGTTTGATTGCATAATCATACATCTTTTCTGTATAATATGCAAGCTTTTTCTTTTATATTTTTCCAATTTTTCTTTGTTCTATTTCTGTGATATTCTGTATATTAATTAGGTAAATATTATCTTCAGAGAAAAACACCGGGAAATTTATTTTACATATTTTTCATTTTTCTATTGCATAAATATAAAAGTTGTTGTATAGTAAAGCATGTCCATAGCAAAATAAATTTTTAGGGTGTGTTTGAAAACAAGACCAAATATACCTCAAGGTGGGGCGTGCACTGGCTTAAAATGATTTTCTGACATACCCCAGTACATAGAAAATGGCAAATACAGGAGGAATTCATTATGAAAGAAAAAGTTATCTTAGCATATTCAGGCGGACTGGACACTACAGCTCTGATTCCGTGGCTGAAAGAAAATTTTGACTATGAAGTCATCTGCTGCTGTGTAGACTGCGGACAGGGAAATGAGTTGGACGGACTGGACGAACGTGCCAAATTATCAGGCGCATCCAAATTATATATTGAAAATATCATTGACGAATTCTGTGACGATTACATTGTTCCCTGTGTACAGGCTGGTGCTGTATATGAGCACAAATACCTGCTGGGAACATCCATGGCGCGTCCCGGAATCGCCAAGAAACTGGTTGAGATCGCAAGAAAAGAAGGCGCTACCGCTGTCTGCCACGGCGCTACCGGTAAAGGAAATGACCAGATTCGTTTTGAACTGGGTGTCAAGGCTCTGGCTCCTGATTTAAAAATTATCGCTCCATGGCGTATGACAGATGTATGGACCATGCAGTCACGTGAGGATGAGATTGAATTCTGTAAAGCACACGGAATCAACCTTCCTTTTGATGCAAGCCACAGCTACAGCCGTGACCGTAATCTCTGGCATATCAGCCATGAAGGCCTGGAACTGGAAGACCCTGCGCAGGAACCCAATTATGATGATCTGCTGGTTCTTGGTGTTACACCGGAAAAAGCTCCTGAAGAAGGGGAATATGTGACTATGACCTTTGAAAAAGGTATCCCCACAAGCCTGAACGGAAAATCCATGAAAGTTTCCGAAATCATTACAGAGCTGAATGCAATGGGCGGAAAACATGGGATCGGCATCATTGATATTGTGGAAAACCGTGTTGTAGGCATGAAATCCCGCGGTGTGTACGAGACACCGGGCGGAACCATCCTGATGGAGGCTCATGACCAGTTAGAAGAACTGATTCTGGACCGAGACACTATGGAGACAAAGAAAAAACTGGGCAGTCAGTTTGCTCAGATCGTATATGAAGGAAAATGGTTCACTCCGCTGCGTGAAGCTATCCAGGCATTTGTTGAGAACACCCAGCAGTATGTGACAGGTGAAGTAAAATTCAAACTGTACAAGGGCAACATTATCAAAGCCGGCACCACTTCTCCGTACAGCCTGTACAGTGAATCACTGGCATCCTTCACAACCGGAGATTTGTACGATCACCACGATGCAGACGGATTTATTACATTGTTTGGTCTGCCACTGAAGGTCCGCGCTATGAAAATGGCGGAAGCCGAAAAGAGCCAGAATAAATAAGCCTGCATTTTCATTAACTTATTTTATGCAGAAGGCAGCCGGGAAAATTCCCGGCTGTCTGCTTGTTTGAAACAGAGAGGTTATTGGAGCAGGTATTCTGCCATTTTAATTTGAATTGGGATTATTGTAATAAATGTATTAGACTCATAACTGTGAAAGTTTCAAACAGTTAATCCTAAGAAGCAGTCCGCCAGGCGGGCGGAAACCCGCCTGACTCTGCTAAGAGATTTATAGAAATGATAATTTAGAGATGATACTTTTTGAATAACCGGTCCCTGAGTTCAGGGTCTTCTGTTATAAGAGGTATCTGTTCTGCCTGATCGTCCTGGAGAAGATGATTGATGAGTTTTGACATTTTTGCCATCCCATCCTCTCTTCCCTCCTGTTCTTTATCAAGCAGTAACTCTTCAAATTTCATATACTTTGCCTCCAATTCCCGGCTCTTTTTAAGCTCCGTACCCTTATCATGGATTCTTTTTATCACCGGGTCGAGTTCCGGGGCTACATCTGAATCTGCTCAATATGTACCTTTATCTTTCCCATAGGCTGCCCTAAAATCAGCTCTAAAACTGATCTGACAACTCCGGTATGCCCAGAACCAATGCAAACAGAAAGGCATTGTTTAAATCCAGCACCTGAAAGTCTTCACTTTTTGCTATATTTTCTCCTATCCGGCAGGATAGCTGCGGACAGAAATCTTTCTGTTCCTAACCTCTATTATGGAGAATAATTATTACATTGTCAACGGAAACGCTCCGACAAGAAAAACAAAAATTCATCTTTTTACACCAAAAGACCCGGTGATCAGACCGGGCCTTTTCTCTTAATCTTCGTCTACATATCTCTGGATATTAGACGCATTTACATATTTTTTTGTCTCCTCGCCGGCAATGACAATAAGGGTGGGAGCCTGCATCACGCCGAACTTGCGGGCCAGTTCCGGATTCTTCTCCGCATCCACCAGCTCATAATCCTGGCCTTCCAACATCTGTTTTGCCATTTTACAGTTGGGGCAGGTTTCTGTGGTAAACAAGTATTTTGCCGTTACCTGTCCGGCATCTGATTCCTCCATCCTTACCTCCCGCTCCGTCATGGTTACCATTTGGGGACTGGCCTTGAAGTCAGAATGAGCAATATCGTAAACTGTACGGTTCTTATATTCCTGGCTCTTTCCGTCGTTCCAGTTCTGCACCGGACGGTAATAACCTGTAATACGGCTGTAAACTTCGGCTTTTTTTCCGCATTTGGGGCACACAAAATGTTCACCGGAGAGATAGCCATGGTCTTTACAGACAGAATAGGTAGGTGACAGTGTATAGTAAGGCAGACGGTAGTTCTGCGCAATCTTTCTCACAAGCGCTGCCGCAGCTTTCCAGTCAGGCAGCTTTTCTCCCAGGAAAGCATGGAACACTGTGCCGGAGGTGTATAATGTCTGCAGTTCATCCTGAATATCCAGCGCATCGAAAATATCTGCTGTATAGTCTACCGGAAGGTGGGAACTGTTGGTGTAATATGGGGTGTCTCCTTCGTTTCCTGCTGTTTTGATGTCCGGCCAGCGCTTTCTGTCGTGCTTTGCCAGACGGTAGGAAGTGGACTCTGCAGGAGTTGCTTCCAGGTTGTATAAATCGCCGTACTCTTCCTGATAATCTTTCAGACGCTCTCTCATGTGGTTCAGCACACGCTTGGAGAATTCCTGGGTTCTCTCATCAGCCATATCACATTTCAGCCATCTGGCATTTAGGCCGGCTTCGTTCATGCCCAGAAGACCAATGGTTGAAAAATGGTTCTCAAAGCTCCCCAGGTATCTCTTGGTGTATGGGTAGAGACCTTCATCCAAAAGTTTTGTGATGACATCTCTCTTGATTTTCAGAGAACGGGCTGAAAGATCCATCATATGGTCCAGGCGGCGGAAAAAATCCACCTCATCCTCTGCCAGGTATGCGATCCTGGGCATGTTGATGGTCACAACACCCACAGACCCGGTGCTCTCCCCGGAGCCAAAGAATCCCCCAGTTTTCTTTCGCAGTTCTCTTAAGTCAAGACGCAGGCGGCAGCACATACTGCGCACATCACTGGGCTCCATGTCACTGTTGATATAATTTGAAAAATAAGGGGTTCCGTATTTTGAAGTCATCTCAAATAAAAGCTTATTGTTCTCCGTATCAGACCAGTCAAAATCCCTGGTAATGGAATAAGTAGGAATCGGGTACTGGAAACCGCGCCCGTTGGCATCTCCCTCAATCATGGTCTCAATGAAGGCCTTGTTCACCATATCCATCTCTTCTTTGCAGTCTTTGTACTTAAACGTCATCTCTTTGCCGCCTACAATAGCCGGAAGCTCCGCCAGATCGCCCGGAACAGTCCAGTCCAGGGTAATATTGGAGAATGGTGCCTGCGTTCCCCAGCGGCTCGGGGTATTGACGCCGTAAATAAAGGATTCCACACACTTTTTCACCTCTGGATAGCTCAAATTGTCAGCCTTGACAAAAGGCGCCAGGTATGTGTCGAAGGAGGAGAAAGCCTGTGCCCCTGCCCATTCATTCTGCATGATTCCCAGAAAGTTCACCATCTGGTTGCAGAGCACGCTCAGATGCTTCGCCGGGGAGGAGGTGATCTTGCCTTCGATACCGCCCAGCCCTTCTTTGATCAGCTGTTTTAAGGACCAGCCGGCACAGTATCCTGTCAGCATGGACAGATCATGGATATGGATATCCGCGTTCCTGTGCGCCTCCGCGATCTCCGTATCGTAAATCTCAGACAGCCAGTAATTGGCAGTTACCGCACCGGAGTTGCTTAAAATCAGTCCTCCTACGGAGTATGTTACAGTGGAATTTTCTTTTACTCTCCAGTCCTCCACCTTCACATAGCTGTTCACGATCTCTTTGTAGTCCAGGATCGTGGACTTCATATTGCGGATTTTTTCTCTCTGCTTTCTGTACAGGATATAGGATTTTGCCACATCAGAGTAACCAGCCTGGATCAGTACATTTTCCACACTGTCCTGAATATCCTCAACAGAAACTTTCCCCTTTACGATTTTCTTCTGGAAATCTGATGTCACACGGAGTGCCAGTAAATCCAGCATGTCACTGCTGTATTCATTCTCCGTTGCATCAAATGCTTTCTTAACTGCTTCCGCAATTTTATCCAGCCGGAATTCTGCGATTTCCCCATCACGTTTTACTACCTGAAACATTCCTCTTCCTCCTTATATGTAAAGAAGCAGGACCGTTTTTCCGTCCCGCCTCGCATTCACAGAGTATAGCCTCTGTATAAACGCTGTAGGTCTATTGTAGCAAAGGTTATACTTTTCGTCAACCATAAAAACTACCATATATTGTAAACATTCTTTTAATATTTCCAATATATGGTAGTTTATTAATCCAATTATTAATTCAACGTTTGCGTAAATGCACATAAATATCCGTCGGAACCATGGTCTACAGGCGTCCTAAAATGTCCTTCGGAACCCTTGCTTTTACTGCGATTCCACCCTCTGTGTACTCCTCCTCCATAAGATGTCCGTACTTACGGATCTGCTGCAGAATCCCTGCATCTTTATAAGGAATTACACGCTCCAGATAAATCTGGTCTTCTGTCACAATTTTTTCCAGCACTTCTCTCAGACGGTCCAGGCCATCCCCTGTCTTAGCTGAAATACGCAGTACATGGTTGGCATTAAGATCATGGAGTATCTGTTCCTCTGCCAGTTTGTCCTGTTTATTAAAAAGAGTAACTATTTTTTTATTGGTCACTTCCAATTCCTGCAGGGTGTCATATACCACTCGCATCTGATCTTCCATCTGGGGATTGGACGCGTCTACCACATGTAAAATAATGTCCGCATACTTTGCTTCCTCCAGGGTGCTTTTAAACGCCTCGATCAGATGATGAGGCAGTTTCCGGATAAACCCTACGGTGTCTGTGAGGTAAATTTTGGTCCCTTTGGATAACTCCAGCATTCTGGTAGTTGGATCCAGAGTGGCAAACAACTTATCCTCTGAAAGAACGCCCGCATCTGTCAGTGTATTCAAGAGCGTGGATTTTCCTGCATTGGTGTATCCCACAATGGCTGCTGTCATGACGCGGTCTCTTTTTCTGCCCTCTCTTAAAAGCTCTCTGTGACGCTTCACCTGCTCAAGCTCCCGTTTTAACTGGGAAATTCTCTCTTTGATCAAACGCCTGTCCATCTCCAGCTTCTTCTCACCAGGGCCTCTGGTCCCAATACCGCCGCCCAAGCGGGACAGGGAATTACGCAGTCCCACAAGACGGACTGCCCGGTAACGGAGCTGTGCCAGCTCCACCTGGATCTTTCCTTCGCTTGTGGACGCATGGTCCGCAAAAATATCAAGTATCAAAAGTGTCCTGTCCATCACCTTACAGTCCAGCTCCTGCTGCAGGTTGTTCATCTGCACCGGTGACAGTTCATCATCGCAGATGATCCCTGTGGCATCCAGGGCTGTGAGCAGCATTTTCAGCTCCTCCATCTTGCCTTTTCCCACATAGGTACCGGGATGGATCCGTTCTCTTTTCTGGATGACCGTGCCCACCACAAGTGCGCCCGCTGTCTTAGCAAGCTCTGCAAGCTCTTCCACGGATTCCACGGTATCGTCGCCGTCACCCTCCTGAACTCCTACCAGGATAACGCGCTCCTCTATTTCGTTCAAATCGTATAACTCCATATATATCTCCTATGATCCGCCTGTGTTACTTCTGCTCTGCCGCCTGGGGGCCTAACTGCCACGTGCAGAGATACCGGCTGTATATGGTAACTTTCAAATAACGCAGAACGGATTTTCATAAATAAAACTGTCTTACCATCATAACGCTTTTTCTATATGCTGACAAGGGGACATTTTTCACAAAAACATTTGCAGATAGTTTTTTTCTCTAAAGGGATACTGCTCAACACATTGGTAAATAGTTGGGCCTTCTGTTAAAATAATAAGAACCCGCGGGATAAGGGAAATACTTTTACGAATAAAGGAGGGTATACAATATTCAAAATAACTGAACAATAAAAGGCCTGTCATCCCCTTCTTCCTTTACTACCTGATAACAATTCCCACCATATGGCACCGTAAGATGGAACTGTCCCACAGAATCCGGAATATG includes the following:
- the argJ gene encoding bifunctional ornithine acetyltransferase/N-acetylglutamate synthase; protein product: MKVINGGVTAAKGFQAAGIAAGIKKGNAKDMAMIYSTVPCVAAGTFTTNVVKAAPVKWDQQIVYHVPAAQAVVCNSGIANACTGEEGYGYCKKTAQAAAEILGIPEDSVLVASTGVIGKQLPMEILEAGVKKMVPLLSESEAAGTLAAESIMTTDTVKKEIAVETEIDGKKVTIGGMCKGSGMIHPNMCTMLGFVTTDVNISKELLQEALSDSVKDTYNMVSVDGDTSTNDTVLLLANGQAGNAEIQEKNQDYEKFAEALGYVNTWLAKHIAADGEGATALFEVKVIHAANKEQAVTLSKSIITSNLTKAAIFGHDANWGRILCAMGYSGAQFDPEKVDLYFESAAGSLKIIEDGMATGYSEEEATKILSEKEVTAVADIKMGDADATAWGCDLTYDYVKINADYRS
- the argC gene encoding N-acetyl-gamma-glutamyl-phosphate reductase codes for the protein MIKAGIIGATGYAGGELVRLLLNHKEVEMKWYGSRSYIDKKYYEVYQNMFKLVDDKCMDDNMEALADEVDVIFTATPQGLCASLVNEEILSKVKIVDLSADFRLKDVKVYEEWYKIQHKSPEFIEEAVYGLSELNREDVKKARLVANPGCYTTCSILTCYPLIKEGLIQPETLIIDAKSGTSGAGRGAKIDNLYCEVNENIKAYGVTTHRHTPEIEEQLGYAAGRAFCLNFTPHLVPMNRGILVTAYASLAQDADEDAIRAAYEKYYGSEYFIRVLDKDVCPQTKWVEGSNFVDVNFKIDKRTNRVIMMGAIDNLVKGAAGQAVQNMNLMFGFEETEGLKLVPMFP
- a CDS encoding argininosuccinate synthase — its product is MKEKVILAYSGGLDTTALIPWLKENFDYEVICCCVDCGQGNELDGLDERAKLSGASKLYIENIIDEFCDDYIVPCVQAGAVYEHKYLLGTSMARPGIAKKLVEIARKEGATAVCHGATGKGNDQIRFELGVKALAPDLKIIAPWRMTDVWTMQSREDEIEFCKAHGINLPFDASHSYSRDRNLWHISHEGLELEDPAQEPNYDDLLVLGVTPEKAPEEGEYVTMTFEKGIPTSLNGKSMKVSEIITELNAMGGKHGIGIIDIVENRVVGMKSRGVYETPGGTILMEAHDQLEELILDRDTMETKKKLGSQFAQIVYEGKWFTPLREAIQAFVENTQQYVTGEVKFKLYKGNIIKAGTTSPYSLYSESLASFTTGDLYDHHDADGFITLFGLPLKVRAMKMAEAEKSQNK
- a CDS encoding ribonucleoside triphosphate reductase produces the protein MFQVVKRDGEIAEFRLDKIAEAVKKAFDATENEYSSDMLDLLALRVTSDFQKKIVKGKVSVEDIQDSVENVLIQAGYSDVAKSYILYRKQREKIRNMKSTILDYKEIVNSYVKVEDWRVKENSTVTYSVGGLILSNSGAVTANYWLSEIYDTEIAEAHRNADIHIHDLSMLTGYCAGWSLKQLIKEGLGGIEGKITSSPAKHLSVLCNQMVNFLGIMQNEWAGAQAFSSFDTYLAPFVKADNLSYPEVKKCVESFIYGVNTPSRWGTQAPFSNITLDWTVPGDLAELPAIVGGKEMTFKYKDCKEEMDMVNKAFIETMIEGDANGRGFQYPIPTYSITRDFDWSDTENNKLLFEMTSKYGTPYFSNYINSDMEPSDVRSMCCRLRLDLRELRKKTGGFFGSGESTGSVGVVTINMPRIAYLAEDEVDFFRRLDHMMDLSARSLKIKRDVITKLLDEGLYPYTKRYLGSFENHFSTIGLLGMNEAGLNARWLKCDMADERTQEFSKRVLNHMRERLKDYQEEYGDLYNLEATPAESTSYRLAKHDRKRWPDIKTAGNEGDTPYYTNSSHLPVDYTADIFDALDIQDELQTLYTSGTVFHAFLGEKLPDWKAAAALVRKIAQNYRLPYYTLSPTYSVCKDHGYLSGEHFVCPKCGKKAEVYSRITGYYRPVQNWNDGKSQEYKNRTVYDIAHSDFKASPQMVTMTEREVRMEESDAGQVTAKYLFTTETCPNCKMAKQMLEGQDYELVDAEKNPELARKFGVMQAPTLIVIAGEETKKYVNASNIQRYVDED
- the hflX gene encoding GTPase HflX, producing the protein MELYDLNEIEERVILVGVQEGDGDDTVESVEELAELAKTAGALVVGTVIQKRERIHPGTYVGKGKMEELKMLLTALDATGIICDDELSPVQMNNLQQELDCKVMDRTLLILDIFADHASTSEGKIQVELAQLRYRAVRLVGLRNSLSRLGGGIGTRGPGEKKLEMDRRLIKERISQLKRELEQVKRHRELLREGRKRDRVMTAAIVGYTNAGKSTLLNTLTDAGVLSEDKLFATLDPTTRMLELSKGTKIYLTDTVGFIRKLPHHLIEAFKSTLEEAKYADIILHVVDASNPQMEDQMRVVYDTLQELEVTNKKIVTLFNKQDKLAEEQILHDLNANHVLRISAKTGDGLDRLREVLEKIVTEDQIYLERVIPYKDAGILQQIRKYGHLMEEEYTEGGIAVKARVPKDILGRL